In the genome of Chryseobacterium oryzae, one region contains:
- the argB gene encoding acetylglutamate kinase — MKEKLYIIKIGGALIDDESLLEQFLDQFSEIQEKKILVHGGGKLATTLADKLGIEQKLVNGRRITDKDTLDVVAMVYAGSINKNIVAKLQQKKCKAIGFSGADANLIKATKREDSEIDFGFVGDINEKSINKKLISKLLKLKLVPVFSAITHDKKGHLFNTNADTIASVIAQALSAKYDVELLYCFDKEGVLEDVNQSESLIKRISEEDFFQLKEDNKLHKGILPKLENALEAVKNKVNNVFLIKETKLKNHIENHDAGTEICI, encoded by the coding sequence ATGAAAGAAAAATTATACATCATAAAAATTGGCGGAGCTTTAATTGATGATGAAAGCTTATTGGAACAATTTCTTGATCAGTTTTCTGAAATTCAGGAGAAAAAAATCCTTGTACATGGCGGCGGAAAACTGGCAACTACTTTAGCCGATAAATTAGGAATAGAGCAGAAGCTGGTGAACGGAAGAAGAATTACTGATAAAGATACATTAGATGTTGTAGCGATGGTATATGCGGGCAGTATCAACAAAAATATTGTTGCTAAACTTCAGCAGAAAAAGTGCAAAGCCATTGGATTCTCCGGAGCTGATGCCAATCTCATTAAAGCCACGAAAAGGGAAGATTCGGAAATAGATTTTGGATTTGTAGGAGACATCAATGAAAAAAGCATCAATAAAAAACTTATTTCAAAATTGTTAAAGCTTAAATTGGTTCCTGTATTTTCAGCAATTACTCATGATAAAAAGGGGCATCTATTTAATACCAATGCAGATACCATTGCTTCGGTTATTGCTCAGGCTTTATCGGCTAAATATGATGTAGAATTGCTGTACTGTTTTGATAAAGAAGGCGTTTTGGAAGATGTAAACCAGTCTGAATCTCTTATTAAACGTATTTCTGAAGAAGATTTTTTTCAGCTGAAAGAAGATAATAAGCTGCATAAAGGCATCCTTCCCAAGCTCGAAAATGCTTTAGAAGCAGTAAAAAATAAAGTAAATAACGTTTTTTTAATCAAAGAAACCAAACTGAAAAACCATATAGAAAATCATGATGCAGGAACAGAAATCTGTATATAA
- a CDS encoding N-acetylornithine carbamoyltransferase: protein MKKFTSVSDVENLQEIIKKALKIKENPHSEPEKGKGKTIGLVFLNSSLRTRLSSQIAAQNLGLNVLTLNAAQEAWNLEFADGSVMNGDTVEHIKDAIEVLNQYCDIIAVRCFAGLKNKEDDVNESILSQFERYAKVPVISLESATRHPLQSLADCITITENWQEKRKPKVVLTWAPHIKPIAHAVGNSFTEWIQQMDVDFVITNPEGYDLDKNFTKDIKVIHNQDEALKDADFIYVKNWSSFDDYAEMPEVKENWMLTNEKLKNTNQAKVMHCLPVRRNVELSDEVMDGENSIIYQQAKNRIFSAQSVFSEILDEMNSN, encoded by the coding sequence ATGAAAAAATTCACCTCTGTAAGTGATGTTGAAAACTTGCAGGAAATCATAAAAAAAGCCCTAAAAATTAAAGAAAATCCACATTCTGAACCCGAAAAGGGAAAGGGGAAAACCATTGGACTTGTATTTTTAAATTCAAGTCTGAGAACGCGTTTAAGCAGCCAAATTGCGGCTCAGAATCTTGGATTAAATGTTTTGACTTTAAATGCCGCTCAGGAAGCCTGGAATTTAGAATTTGCAGATGGCTCGGTGATGAACGGAGACACCGTAGAACATATAAAAGATGCCATTGAGGTGCTGAATCAGTATTGCGATATCATTGCAGTAAGATGTTTTGCAGGGCTTAAAAATAAGGAAGATGATGTGAATGAAAGTATTCTGAGTCAGTTTGAACGTTACGCCAAAGTTCCGGTTATTTCGTTGGAATCTGCAACACGTCATCCTTTACAGAGTTTGGCAGACTGCATCACCATTACAGAAAACTGGCAAGAAAAGCGTAAACCAAAAGTGGTTTTAACATGGGCTCCACACATTAAACCGATCGCTCATGCCGTAGGAAATTCTTTTACTGAATGGATCCAGCAAATGGATGTAGATTTTGTAATTACCAATCCGGAAGGGTATGATTTGGATAAAAACTTCACTAAAGATATAAAGGTAATTCATAATCAGGATGAAGCATTGAAAGATGCAGATTTTATTTATGTAAAAAACTGGTCGTCTTTTGATGATTATGCGGAAATGCCCGAAGTAAAAGAAAACTGGATGCTTACGAATGAAAAACTGAAAAACACCAATCAGGCAAAAGTAATGCACTGTCTTCCGGTTCGTAGAAATGTTGAACTGAGTGATGAAGTGATGGATGGCGAAAATTCTATCATTTATCAGCAGGCAAAAAACCGTATTTTTTCTGCACAGTCAGTTTTTTCTGAAATTTTAGATGAAATGAATTCTAATTAA
- a CDS encoding aspartate aminotransferase family protein, translated as MNLFNVYPLFNINPVKAQGSFLWDDKGEKYLDFYGGHAVISIGHNHPHYQSRLKEQLDKISFYSNSVQNELQTELAEKLGKLSGLEDYNLFLCNSGAEANENALKLASFHNGKKKVLYFSGSFHGRTSAAVSVTDNPKIVAPVNYDERFIKSEWNDIEQLEKIFEKQGNEISSVIIEGIQGVAGIMIPTAQFLSKIKELCEKHNTVLILDEVQSGYGRSGYFFAYQEFGVEADIVTTAKGMGNGFPIGGVLIHPKFQASNGLLGTTFGGNHLACVAAIAVLDVMKDENLLENSKKMGEYIENEIKDFPHIKNIRRKGLMMGIELDRNCTEVRNSLLYNHHIFTGNASDNRVLRVLPALNIKKEETDLFIVALKTVLQNL; from the coding sequence ATGAATTTATTCAACGTATATCCATTATTCAACATAAATCCTGTAAAAGCTCAGGGATCATTTCTTTGGGATGATAAAGGAGAAAAATATCTTGATTTCTATGGAGGTCATGCCGTTATTTCCATTGGGCACAATCATCCGCATTATCAAAGCAGATTAAAAGAGCAGCTGGATAAAATTTCGTTCTATTCAAACTCGGTTCAAAACGAGCTGCAAACCGAATTAGCAGAAAAATTAGGAAAACTTTCAGGTCTGGAAGATTACAATTTATTTTTATGCAATTCTGGAGCTGAAGCCAACGAAAATGCTTTGAAGCTCGCTTCTTTTCACAATGGTAAGAAAAAAGTTCTTTATTTTTCTGGTTCATTTCATGGGAGAACATCCGCAGCCGTTTCGGTGACCGATAATCCAAAAATTGTTGCTCCGGTAAACTATGACGAAAGATTTATTAAATCGGAATGGAATGATATTGAGCAGCTTGAAAAGATTTTTGAAAAACAAGGGAACGAAATTTCATCTGTAATTATTGAAGGAATTCAGGGAGTTGCCGGAATTATGATTCCCACAGCCCAATTTTTAAGCAAAATAAAAGAGCTCTGCGAAAAACACAATACAGTTTTAATTTTGGATGAAGTACAGTCGGGGTATGGCAGAAGCGGTTATTTCTTTGCATATCAGGAATTTGGAGTTGAGGCGGACATTGTTACAACAGCAAAAGGGATGGGGAATGGTTTTCCTATTGGCGGGGTTTTAATTCATCCGAAATTTCAGGCGAGCAATGGTTTGCTGGGAACTACTTTTGGCGGAAATCATCTGGCGTGCGTTGCCGCAATTGCAGTTTTGGATGTAATGAAAGATGAAAATCTTCTCGAAAACTCTAAGAAAATGGGTGAGTATATTGAAAATGAAATTAAAGATTTTCCACACATTAAAAATATCAGGAGAAAAGGACTGATGATGGGAATTGAATTAGATAGAAATTGCACAGAAGTACGAAACAGCCTGCTGTACAATCATCATATTTTTACAGGAAATGCCAGTGATAATAGGGTTTTGAGGGTTCTTCCAGCACTTAACATAAAAAAAGAAGAAACTGATTTATTTATCGTTGCTTTAAAAACTGTTTTACAAAATCTTTAA
- the argC gene encoding N-acetyl-gamma-glutamyl-phosphate reductase, translating into MINHQKIKTAGIIGANGYTGSELVRLLTYHPHVTIHFLYSRSHSGKKISDIYPDLESVCEMVLTDTFQDVDILFLCLPHKESVHWLTQNFVKEETLIIDLGNDFRLNGNFSNRKFIYGLPEINKKQLIGAKSIANPGCFATAIQLALLPLAQKGLLNEVYTTGITGSTGAGQSLQPTTHFTWRNDNISAYKTLTHQHVDEILQQLLTFNNHEISLNFVPWRGDFARGIFTSSTIKTDLELPELQVIFQDFFKDQPFVTVSEKPVDLKQVINTNRCVIQIEKNENFAVIHSTIDNLLKGASGQAVQNMNIAMGWEENIGLNLKPIAF; encoded by the coding sequence ATGATTAATCATCAAAAAATAAAAACAGCAGGAATTATAGGTGCCAATGGTTACACGGGAAGCGAGTTGGTTCGTCTGCTGACTTATCATCCTCACGTTACTATACATTTTTTGTATAGCAGATCCCATTCGGGTAAAAAAATTTCAGATATATATCCGGATTTAGAATCGGTTTGCGAAATGGTTTTAACAGATACCTTTCAGGACGTAGACATTCTTTTTCTGTGTCTTCCGCATAAAGAAAGTGTTCATTGGCTTACCCAGAATTTTGTAAAGGAAGAAACCCTGATTATTGATCTAGGAAATGATTTTCGCCTGAACGGAAATTTCAGCAACAGAAAATTTATCTACGGTCTCCCGGAAATCAACAAAAAACAACTGATTGGTGCTAAAAGCATCGCCAATCCCGGCTGTTTTGCCACGGCAATCCAGTTGGCATTACTTCCATTAGCTCAAAAAGGTCTTTTGAATGAAGTTTATACCACAGGAATTACGGGCTCTACAGGAGCCGGACAGTCTTTACAGCCAACCACGCATTTTACATGGAGAAATGATAACATTTCAGCATACAAAACTTTAACGCATCAGCATGTAGACGAAATTTTACAGCAACTTTTAACGTTTAACAACCATGAAATTAGCCTGAATTTTGTCCCATGGAGAGGAGATTTTGCAAGAGGAATTTTTACCAGTTCAACCATCAAAACAGATTTAGAATTACCGGAATTACAAGTTATATTTCAGGATTTTTTTAAAGACCAGCCATTTGTAACCGTTAGTGAAAAACCGGTTGATTTGAAACAGGTAATTAACACCAATCGTTGTGTTATTCAGATTGAAAAAAACGAAAATTTTGCCGTAATACACTCCACAATAGATAATTTGCTGAAAGGAGCTTCCGGACAGGCCGTTCAGAATATGAATATTGCTATGGGTTGGGAAGAAAATATAGGATTAAACCTCAAACCCATTGCGTTTTAA
- a CDS encoding argininosuccinate synthase, protein MTKKVVLAFSGGLDTSYCAKYLSEVLGYEVYAVTVNTGGFSKNEEKELEKRALKLGVKEYRCVDAQQDYYNSCVKYLIFGNILKNNTYPLSVSAERTIQAQEIAKFATKIGADAIAHGSTGAGNDQVRFDLIFQVMCPSVEIITPIRDQYLSREEEIEFLKIYGYETEFQKAQYSVNKGLWGTSVGGKETLTSRNYLPEEAFPSQIEKSEPSELKIEFKNGEITAVNGEHFEHPVSAIQKIEKLASVYGIGRDIHVGDTIVGIKGRVGFEAAAALVIIKAHHLLEKHTLSKYQQMMKSQLSDWYGNWLHEALFLDPIMRNIESFLEDSQKTVSGKVFVTLHPYRFVLNGIESDHDLMSDKFGSYGEANRAWTGDDVKGYTKILSNSLNIYHQINK, encoded by the coding sequence ATGACAAAGAAAGTAGTATTAGCATTTAGTGGAGGTTTAGATACTTCTTACTGTGCAAAGTATCTGAGTGAAGTATTGGGTTATGAGGTTTACGCCGTTACTGTAAATACAGGAGGGTTTAGTAAAAATGAAGAAAAGGAATTAGAGAAAAGAGCTCTGAAACTTGGCGTGAAAGAATACAGGTGCGTAGATGCGCAGCAAGATTATTACAATTCTTGTGTAAAATATTTAATTTTCGGCAATATTCTTAAAAATAACACATATCCTTTGTCGGTAAGTGCAGAACGTACAATTCAGGCACAGGAAATTGCAAAATTTGCTACCAAAATTGGTGCAGATGCTATTGCCCACGGAAGTACAGGAGCAGGAAATGATCAGGTTCGTTTTGACTTGATTTTTCAGGTAATGTGCCCCAGTGTAGAAATTATCACCCCAATTCGGGATCAGTATTTATCCCGGGAAGAAGAAATTGAATTTCTTAAAATCTACGGATACGAAACAGAATTCCAGAAAGCACAATACTCTGTAAATAAAGGGCTTTGGGGAACTTCTGTAGGCGGAAAAGAAACGTTAACCTCAAGAAATTATCTTCCGGAAGAAGCTTTTCCTTCTCAAATCGAAAAAAGTGAGCCTTCAGAACTTAAAATTGAGTTTAAAAACGGAGAAATTACTGCCGTAAACGGAGAACATTTTGAACATCCGGTATCTGCCATCCAGAAAATTGAAAAATTAGCTTCGGTTTATGGGATCGGTCGAGATATTCACGTAGGAGATACCATTGTGGGTATTAAAGGAAGGGTCGGTTTCGAAGCTGCGGCGGCTTTAGTCATCATTAAAGCACATCATTTGCTGGAAAAACATACCCTTTCGAAATATCAGCAGATGATGAAATCCCAATTATCAGATTGGTACGGAAACTGGCTTCACGAGGCACTTTTCTTAGATCCGATAATGAGAAACATAGAATCTTTCCTGGAAGATTCTCAAAAAACCGTTAGCGGAAAAGTATTTGTAACCCTTCATCCATACAGGTTTGTTTTAAACGGAATTGAGTCAGACCACGATCTAATGTCAGACAAATTCGGAAGCTATGGCGAGGCCAACAGAGCGTGGACAGGCGATGATGTGAAAGGCTACACAAAAATACTAAGCAATTCATTAAACATATACCACCAGATTAATAAATAA
- a CDS encoding GNAT family N-acetyltransferase has protein sequence MEIEVSSVMHLMYVSEIQQEMYDSAQRRGTGIAKRSIEYLSKKILEGNAVIASENGEWVGFCYIETWSHGQFVANSGLIVSPKFRERGAATLIKERVFQLSREKYPNAKIFGLTTGLAVMKINSDLGYKPVIYSELTQDEEFWNGCKNCVNYEILMKKERKNCLCTAMLFVPEKNQNKEAAVSQPEIKLNNDKESSISI, from the coding sequence ATGGAAATAGAAGTTTCCTCAGTTATGCATTTAATGTATGTGAGTGAAATACAACAGGAAATGTACGATTCTGCTCAGCGCAGAGGGACGGGTATAGCAAAACGTTCCATAGAATATTTGAGTAAGAAAATACTGGAAGGTAATGCGGTAATTGCTTCCGAAAACGGTGAATGGGTAGGATTCTGCTATATAGAAACATGGTCTCACGGTCAGTTTGTTGCCAATTCCGGGCTTATTGTTTCCCCCAAATTCAGAGAAAGGGGAGCGGCAACACTTATTAAGGAAAGGGTATTTCAGTTATCCCGGGAAAAATATCCCAATGCTAAAATTTTTGGCTTAACCACAGGATTGGCAGTAATGAAAATTAACAGCGATTTAGGCTATAAACCTGTAATTTATTCTGAGCTCACTCAGGATGAAGAATTCTGGAACGGCTGCAAAAACTGCGTTAATTACGAAATTTTAATGAAAAAAGAACGGAAAAACTGTTTATGCACCGCAATGTTATTCGTTCCTGAAAAAAATCAAAATAAAGAAGCTGCTGTTTCGCAGCCTGAAATCAAATTAAATAATGACAAAGAAAGTAGTATTAGCATTTAG
- a CDS encoding transposase-like zinc-binding domain-containing protein, which produces MENICPKCNGNKIVKSGIINEKQRFNCKDCNYFFTVKKLGKQIDDYYVTKALQLYLEGLSFREIERIIGVSHVTISSWIKKYNITRPPHSDFHPVYKILKQNELIEYMSKEENIKNSGLIITQFADKYMLIKWERFKK; this is translated from the coding sequence ATGGAAAATATCTGCCCTAAATGTAATGGAAATAAGATTGTAAAAAGTGGAATTATTAATGAAAAACAGAGATTTAACTGTAAAGATTGTAATTACTTCTTTACCGTAAAAAAACTTGGGAAACAGATTGATGATTATTATGTAACAAAAGCCTTACAACTTTATCTTGAGGGTTTAAGCTTCCGGGAGATTGAAAGAATTATAGGAGTTTCTCATGTTACCATAAGCTCATGGATTAAAAAATACAACATTACAAGACCTCCACATTCCGACTTTCATCCTGTATATAAAATTTTGAAACAAAATGAGTTAATAGAATATATGAGTAAGGAAGAAAATATAAAAAATTCAGGATTAATCATTACTCAGTTCGCAGATAAATATATGCTTATAAAATGGGAAAGATTTAAAAAATAA
- a CDS encoding porin, producing the protein MKKLLSFIGLALISSSLYSQGSPEYGNGLKINLNPDGNKYVRFILWDQFWIRNTQMNPGSMVGGEPTDNTWNLGNRRARMLAYAQISKRYMIVAHFGVNNQTFINGGANGTSGTGGYGNGKKPQLFFHDAWNEYAVLMPGEAGKFSLTLGGGLHYYMGLSRMTMTSTLNFLTLDSPIFSWPLIDNSDQFARQMGVFAKGKYGKFEYRMSLNKPFATDLTPVNTTNSANAVAVDNNGNPHWSKAGYFEYQFLDSESNLLPFKVGSYLGTKKVFNIGAGFYHQAQGTRTSVNSTIEKHDITLLSVDAFADIPLGQAKNKMAVSAYAGYFNYNFGPNYLRNLGTMNIAANDPNFVGQRAIAGPGNLQPMIGTGNVIYAQAGLLLPSQAEKPKIRIQPFAAYTHKNFDALDKPSSQFDVGANWFLDGHHAKITTQYSTRPVYTSATESPTSKGEFTLQLQVYL; encoded by the coding sequence ATGAAGAAATTACTAAGTTTTATTGGATTAGCTTTAATCAGCAGTTCTTTATATTCACAGGGATCTCCGGAGTACGGAAATGGTTTAAAAATAAATCTTAATCCTGATGGTAATAAATATGTCAGATTCATTCTTTGGGATCAGTTCTGGATAAGGAACACCCAAATGAATCCCGGAAGTATGGTGGGCGGTGAGCCTACAGACAACACTTGGAATTTAGGAAACAGACGTGCACGTATGTTGGCTTACGCACAGATTTCTAAAAGATATATGATTGTAGCGCATTTCGGAGTGAACAACCAGACCTTCATCAACGGTGGAGCCAATGGGACATCGGGAACAGGCGGTTACGGAAACGGAAAAAAACCACAACTTTTTTTTCATGACGCCTGGAACGAATATGCAGTCTTAATGCCGGGTGAAGCAGGTAAATTCAGCCTAACTCTGGGAGGTGGTCTGCATTATTACATGGGACTTTCCCGAATGACTATGACTTCTACTTTAAATTTCCTAACGTTAGATTCTCCTATTTTCAGTTGGCCTTTAATAGATAATTCAGATCAGTTTGCAAGACAAATGGGAGTTTTTGCAAAGGGTAAATACGGCAAATTTGAATACAGAATGAGTTTAAACAAACCATTTGCCACAGATCTTACACCTGTAAACACCACCAATAGTGCCAATGCGGTAGCGGTTGATAATAACGGAAATCCCCACTGGTCTAAGGCCGGATATTTTGAATATCAGTTTCTGGACAGCGAATCTAATCTTTTACCTTTCAAGGTTGGTTCTTATCTCGGAACAAAAAAAGTTTTCAATATTGGAGCCGGATTTTATCATCAGGCACAGGGAACCAGAACTTCTGTTAATTCTACTATAGAAAAACATGACATTACTTTACTTTCTGTAGATGCTTTTGCCGATATTCCTTTAGGACAGGCAAAAAATAAGATGGCAGTTTCTGCTTATGCGGGATATTTCAACTATAATTTTGGCCCGAATTACCTGAGAAATCTAGGAACGATGAACATTGCAGCTAATGATCCTAATTTCGTAGGTCAGAGAGCTATCGCAGGTCCCGGTAATTTACAGCCGATGATCGGGACAGGAAATGTAATCTATGCTCAAGCCGGTTTGTTATTACCAAGCCAGGCAGAAAAACCAAAAATAAGAATTCAGCCGTTTGCAGCTTATACACACAAAAACTTTGATGCTTTAGATAAGCCATCGTCTCAATTTGATGTGGGAGCCAACTGGTTTTTAGATGGTCATCATGCAAAAATTACTACACAGTATTCTACAAGACCAGTCTACACAAGTGCCACCGAAAGCCCTACATCTAAAGGAGAATTTACACTTCAGCTTCAGGTTTATTTATAA
- a CDS encoding MFS transporter, producing the protein MSEQHHDAYQNMTDKQKNRTIWSVITASSLGTLIEWYDFYIFGSLAVVLATKFFPADNPTAAFLSTLATFAAGFVVRPFGALFFGRLGDLIGRKYTFLVTLLIMGFSTFLIGCIPGYETIGFMAPVLVLILRLLQGLALGGEYGGAATYVAEYAQPNRRGYWTSWIQTTATAGLFISLIVILVTKSSLSTESFDNWGWRVPFWISILMVGVSYIIRKNMKESPLFAKAKSEGKTSKNPLKESFGNKFNFKFVLLALFGAAMGQGVIWYTGQFYAMSFLQKVMNVESIQVDYLMATALLLGTPFFVFFGWLSDKVGRKAIMMTGMLIAILAYRPIYDKMFKSVDLKTKTVAESGLVEKRTAKIHDKIATDSLITFHKETLYTDGTLAKKDSIVHWSPSGPVMTDGKAEEAKVSKSITINDSTKWSLVFLVFIQVIFVTMVYGPIAAFLVEMFPVRIRYTSMSLPYHIGNGVFGGLLPAVATYLVTTGKDAGHPTWYLEGLWYPIGVAAVCLIIGLIYLKNKNSNIHD; encoded by the coding sequence ATGAGCGAACAACATCATGATGCTTATCAAAACATGACAGATAAGCAGAAAAACCGCACCATCTGGAGTGTAATTACTGCCTCTTCCCTCGGGACACTTATAGAATGGTATGATTTCTATATTTTCGGAAGTCTGGCTGTGGTTTTGGCAACAAAATTCTTTCCGGCAGACAATCCAACTGCCGCTTTCTTATCAACTTTGGCAACGTTTGCCGCAGGATTTGTAGTAAGACCTTTCGGAGCTTTGTTTTTCGGAAGACTGGGAGATCTTATCGGTAGAAAATATACTTTCTTGGTAACACTTTTAATTATGGGGTTCTCTACTTTCTTAATTGGGTGTATCCCGGGATATGAAACCATCGGATTTATGGCTCCTGTTTTGGTTTTAATTTTAAGACTTTTACAGGGTTTGGCTTTAGGGGGAGAATATGGTGGTGCTGCAACTTATGTCGCAGAATACGCTCAGCCTAACCGAAGAGGCTACTGGACTTCATGGATTCAGACTACGGCTACTGCAGGTCTTTTTATTTCGCTTATTGTAATTTTGGTGACCAAAAGCTCACTTTCTACAGAGAGTTTTGATAACTGGGGATGGAGAGTTCCTTTCTGGATTTCAATTTTAATGGTGGGTGTATCTTACATCATCAGAAAAAACATGAAAGAATCTCCGCTTTTTGCTAAGGCTAAAAGTGAGGGAAAAACATCTAAAAATCCTTTAAAAGAAAGTTTCGGGAATAAGTTCAACTTCAAATTTGTTTTGCTTGCTTTGTTCGGAGCTGCTATGGGACAGGGTGTGATTTGGTACACAGGTCAGTTCTACGCAATGAGCTTCCTTCAAAAGGTAATGAATGTAGAATCTATTCAGGTAGATTATTTAATGGCAACTGCTTTGCTTCTGGGGACTCCATTTTTTGTTTTCTTCGGTTGGCTTTCTGATAAAGTGGGAAGAAAAGCCATTATGATGACGGGAATGCTGATCGCTATTCTGGCTTACAGACCTATCTATGATAAAATGTTTAAAAGTGTAGATCTCAAAACAAAAACTGTTGCAGAAAGTGGTTTAGTTGAAAAAAGAACCGCAAAAATTCATGATAAAATTGCTACAGACAGCTTAATTACTTTCCACAAAGAAACACTTTACACAGACGGCACTTTGGCTAAAAAAGACAGTATTGTACACTGGTCACCAAGCGGACCGGTAATGACAGACGGAAAAGCTGAAGAGGCAAAAGTTTCAAAATCGATTACAATAAACGACAGTACAAAATGGTCATTGGTATTTTTAGTATTTATTCAGGTAATTTTTGTAACGATGGTTTACGGTCCTATTGCGGCATTCTTAGTAGAAATGTTCCCGGTAAGAATTCGCTACACTTCAATGTCTCTTCCTTATCATATCGGAAACGGAGTTTTTGGAGGTTTACTTCCTGCTGTTGCAACCTATCTTGTTACCACAGGTAAAGATGCGGGGCATCCAACATGGTATCTGGAAGGTCTTTGGTATCCTATAGGTGTGGCAGCTGTCTGTCTTATCATCGGATTAATTTATCTGAAAAATAAAAACAGCAATATCCACGATTAA
- a CDS encoding DUF6814 family protein, translated as MDGLKKILGIVWIAVALAVAYLGITVMGVPKLTSGKQEDLVFGIIILFVLVPIVSGGMAIFGYYSLTGEYSDDK; from the coding sequence ATGGACGGATTAAAAAAAATATTAGGCATCGTATGGATCGCAGTAGCACTTGCAGTCGCGTATCTGGGAATCACAGTAATGGGAGTTCCGAAGCTCACTTCAGGAAAGCAGGAAGACCTTGTATTCGGGATTATCATCCTATTCGTATTGGTTCCGATTGTTTCCGGCGGAATGGCAATTTTCGGATATTATTCTTTAACCGGTGAATATTCTGACGACAAGTAA